DNA sequence from the Terriglobia bacterium genome:
TGCGGAGTGCTAACATACACCAGGCTGCCCGTGGCGGCAGCTCAGGTGGGGGTTAAGAGTGGCCTTCAGCCTTACCAAGAGAATCGCGAAAATCGTGATCGGGTTCGCGCTCCTTCTCGCAGGACTGGTCATGCTGGTCACACCCGGCCCGGGCTGGGTCACGATCGCAGTCGGACTGGCGCTTCTCTCGACGGAGTTCCGCTGGGCCAGGCACCTGCTCGACCGGATCAAGGAAAAAGGCATCCAACTTCGCGATGCCGTCCGCGGGTCTGCCCGCTAAATCCGGCCATTTTTCCCACCTGTTAACAGGGACCTCGGGGAGCACGAAGTTCGTGTTCTCCGGGCCGCTTTCGCATTCGAGTCATTGTTGCCTGTTCTGTGATCCGCAGAAAGGCAACATGATCGCCACATGGGAAGCGCATGAACACAGAGAAGATCGCATTCGACCATGAGCTCAGCCGCGGGATTGTCGCCTACA
Encoded proteins:
- a CDS encoding PGPGW domain-containing protein; this translates as MAFSLTKRIAKIVIGFALLLAGLVMLVTPGPGWVTIAVGLALLSTEFRWARHLLDRIKEKGIQLRDAVRGSAR